A stretch of DNA from Acomys russatus chromosome 4, mAcoRus1.1, whole genome shotgun sequence:
aagttctgggctagcctgggcaacttagacctctcaaaataaaaagcacagggCTGGAAATGTAGCCCAGTGGTGGAGCCCTTGCCTAGTGAGCTTAAGATCCCTTCGGTAGTCCTCGGCACCAATGAAATCACGCTTAGCAGACGTAAGAGGATACCGACGAAAACTGCTTAAACCACAGGCCGAAAGGAAAACCATTTAAACGTCTGAGTTGCTTCTTCGACAATTTTCCTGTATGTCTGTAGTGCCGAGGATGGACCCTGGACCCCTgcgtgtgctaggcaagtgctgtgctACGGAGCTCCACCCTAAGGCTGACCATCAGCGACAAAAATGGCAGACGGGGGAGCCTGGGTGAAGAGAGAACTCACTGGGTTTCCCCTGCACCTCACTGAGATTTGTGGTGCACCTGTGAAAGAAGGCCACCTGGGGGCGCCTCACCTGTGTGGGTGTTGACATGGTTCCGAAGGAGAGTGATGGTGCGGAAAGCCTTCAGGCACAGGTGGCACAGGTGTGGCCTCTCATCACTGTGAATTTTTAGATGACGAGTGAAAGTCGACAATTTGGAAGAAGTGAACGGGCAGGCATCACACTGGAAGCTTCGAGGTTTTCCTATAGGAAGAAGACACACACTGATGGATCTGGAAAGACCTATCTTGAGCAGTCCCAGCAAAGGGCAACGTAACTTCTTTAGCCTCATACTCTTCGGGATTATGAGATTGCTCAGAACCTCAGGACACCCCATTCTCAATAGAGAGCATCTTGTCAGAAAATACACAGCTTCTGTTTCCTGCCATAGGGCTGCCTAGGTCCCTAACCCACCTTCCCTGTTGTGTAGAACGGACAGACACTTGTGACTCccgttccagaggatctggggcccccttctggcctccatgggtactacacacaggtggtacacagaaatacatgcatatgtacacatacattaaaCATAAACCGATATTATCTGGGCagtagtgatgcatgcctttaatcccagcacttgggaggcagaatcaggtagagctctgtgagttcgaggccagcctggtctacagagcaagttctatgacagccagggctatacagagaaacccagtcttgaaaaagaagaaacaagccaGTCAATCTTATAGAAATATCACCTAGAGTGTGGCTTGGATTAGGGAGGGCAGATTCTAGCTTCCAGCACTGTGGGGGATCACATCTGCTGTTAAGACACCgagagaaagccaggcatggtggtgcacacctgtatctGCTGTTAAGACACTGagagaaagccgggcgtggtggcgcacacctgtaatcccagcacccaggaggcagaggcagacagatccctgtgagtttgaggccagcctggtctacaaagtgagtctaggacagccaaggctacatagagaaaccctgtctggaaaaaaaaaaaccaagcaaacaaaaaagacaccaAGAGAGTGACTGGTGCTTGGGGACAACAGCCATTGGAGCCAAAGATGTAAGGACATTTCTCCATATGTGCAAAGCAAAAAAAACGGTATACTGGTGGCTCCCGGGGCCTGAGGCGAGGGATGGAAAGTAATGCAATGACAGAGATAGAGagggtgattaaaaaaaaagtcttgaagagagactcaaatggtatatactcacttacaactggacactagcccagggggcaggtcccatgaaagtctgcacctaccaggaaagtgggatagaggtgagaatatcctattgagactctaggtgagaaaaatataggggatagggaagtaggtggatccagagggtcctagaaacttacaagaggaacattatgatgggtggatctgagcccaggggttctgattgaccaaaggcaccaaccaaggacaaaatgcgcagtcatcatcaaacccctacccagatctagccaagggacagaacattctctacagttaagtggagactggggactgactttcacacaatctctggtgccccatatttggccatgtccccttgacggGGAGGCCCAatcgcactcagaggaaggatagcagactaccaagaagagacttgataccctagcaccatattcagggggaggaggtccgcctcggtcacagtcatagggaagggggattggggtgaaagtgggagggagggaggaatgggaggatgcatgggatgggatagaaaatgagatgtaatatgaattattttatttttcaataaaaatgtgttaaaagtaaataaataaaagatcttccagaggaatctccatccctgatctcaagttgtactatacagtaacagtaataaaaatggcatggtactggcaaaaaaaaaaaaaaaaaaaaaaagtcttgaaatTAGAGCGGTGATAGCTACTTGGGGTTACAAATGTATTAAAAGTCAGAAAATAAACTAGGAGAGAAGTTGGGGGCTTCAGCCTCATAACCGAATGAGAAATTACCATAAGGCGAAGAGCCGAGGCTCCACCTTCAGAGGCAGAAACCTCCAGGAACGACCCTGGCCACAAACAAGGGAACTGAAGTGTTGGCAGTGTGGCTGGTCCCTTTGTAAACTGAGTCAACTCCTTCCTTACCCTAGCCATGggctaccagaagagaaagacactgtCAGAGAATGGCTTtttagttgtttggttttgttctttattctttcccGACTGGGGAAGGAAGCCAAGGTCTCATGCATGCTGAGAGAGTGCCCAGCTACATGCCAGTCAGACAGAACTTTTTAAAGTCAGCTAGAAATTGAGATAATGGGGTAAAATGTCTTGATTTAAATAAGTGAGAAATTACTTTGAAACAGCAGCCCATTAAGTCACTGTGAGAGGCAAATTCTTCCTGTGGGCTGCTAGGATGCTGCCTACTGCAATATTATTATGAGGCCTCCACAGAGCTTCACAGGCCCCTGCCTCTGAGTACCTGTCACTGAAACTGCGAGAAGGCCgtggatgtacacacacaaacgCCACTCCGTCTGCTCTCTTGaccctccctcccagctcctaGCCTGGCTTCACACAGTAGTCCCTGCCTGGCTCTCCTTCTTCCTGGTCCCCAACTTTGCTTGGCCCCCTCTCCCAGACTCTAACCTTCTCCAAGAAAAGTTCCCTGGTCCCATTCCTTATGTGCTTGCTCTATATAGGGCTCACTGCCCTGCTCCGTAACTACCTGCCCCCTGCccctacacccacccacccccaccaagaaACTTCAAGCCAGAAAGCAGAGCCCGGGGCCAGCCTGTGATTTCCGTGCTTAATGcttcttgaaacattttaaaacagcctttaaaatgtctgtgtgaaaaatgaaaaacaaaacaacaacaacaaaaagcaaaacatgtgGATTTGATTTACAATATAGAACAATCCTGTAACTGTTAAAATTTCTTCCATCTCCTGATGGTTCTGAAAGTAACGTTTACCCATCAACACTTCAGACTTCTGTAACTGCCACCTTCCCACAAGAGAAACAGGGGCTTCTCAGTGTGTCATGCAAGCTGGCCAGCCTACCCTTGGTCTTCCTTCGAGGTTTGGTGGCATCATCTTTTGGCATACTGGTCTgctctggctctggctggctttgCTCTTCTTCAAGGCTTAGATGGGAAATAGTCAGAAGGAGTTCTTCACTTCCTTCATCTTCCGGTTTCGTTTCCACAAAGAGGAAACTGTCTTCTCCATTCCTGTCTGGCCCTCCCTCAGGCAGCAGCTGGTCCTTTTCATCTTCAGACTGGTAAGTAACAAATGAGCAATTAGAGGCGACCCTGGTGGTTACAATCTGATAAAATTCTTCATGCTGGCAAACTgaggaacacagaaagaaaagcaaacatgcaGGACGGCTCATGGCCAATCGAACACTTGCTGCTAAGCCATTGTTAACTTAGCATCAGGGGTCCTGTGGTGACTCaagctttgttgttttatttgttttgtttttgcttttcttgaggGTGGGGGCAACAGGGTCtcagcttcaaactcacaatgtaCCCAAAGGCAAGcctgaacttctaatcctcctgcctccatctcccgaATGCCAGAATCACCACAGTGTACCAACAAGCCAGTTCACACCAAGCCAGCTCATACCATACGGTTGATGAAACCCAGACTGCATGCATCTAGCAAGCACCATACCAagtgagctacatctccaggccATAATAtttctcttcccacttcctctttctttctttccttcttggtttttccaggcaaggtttctctgttaccagagccttggctgtcttggacttgaattatagaccaggctggtgcttctaactcacagagatccgcctgcctctacttccccaagtgctgggattacaggagtatgccacaatgcctggcgcataatatttcttctttaaaaacgcaatgtgagctgggtgtggtggcgcacacttttaatcccagcactcgggaggcagaggcaggtggatcactgtgagttcaaggccagcctggtctacaaagcgagttcaggactgccagggctacacagagagactctgttttgaaaaacaaacaaacaaataagcaaaataaaaataaaaacacaatgtaCTTTACATTATTAGCATCATTTCCAGTAACTTTTATAATTCtttacacaaatgcacacatacacacacacttgtgtgtgtttatatatggtaaggtgtgtgtgtgtgtgtgtgaaggtgttattttaatatattttgttttccaacTTCAAAATATCATGTCTATACCTAATATCATACAATGCCTCAATCTTAGAAAAAccagttttactttttttctctcccataaGGCACCAGTGTGTAAAACTGAAGCATACCTCCCTCAGGGCTGTGCTTTCCCCCAAGTTTGGCATTAACTCTTGGTCCTCCTCAGCCACCAGCACATTTTCCCACAGCAGGTGAAAATGCATCAGCTCTTCCGGGATGCTGACGGTCATGCAATGTTGAAGGTTGAGCTCGGGCTCTTGGTCCCGCCGCAGCACGGATGGCAACTGTAGGACGCTTTCTGCCTGTGGTATTAGCACTGAAAGCTCCTCAGAGTGTGGCATGCTCATCCATCCCAGCCCCTGTAGGTGCACATCTTGGGACTCCAAGTGCGCGGTCTGCAGGGTCGGGATCTGCCTATCGCTCTCTACCGGGACCCACAAAGGCAGCTCAGGCTCATCTTTCTGGGACCCGGCATCCAGAAGCTCACAGCTGTTTTCGGCCTCCGCCTCGACAGCATCCTCCTGGGCTTCCACTCTTTGGACCTCACCCTCCTCGTTTTCCTCCTCTAGGTCTCCAGACTTCTGCTCTTTGATTTGGGTGAAGTGCTCAGAAGAGACAGGGATGGCTGCCATAGTGACGCCCCCTAATGGAAAGAGAGCATGCAGCCTTTACCGGGTACAGCAGACACGGCTTTTGAGCAAGAGGCACCAGCTGGGGCCAACATAGCAAGGCAACTTGGGCTCCGTactgagaccatgtctcaaccaTACCCCAAACCCCTGCAAAAGTCTCAAGAGGGACTTAGGTTATAATCCAACATTCTAAGTCCCAGGCTGGGATCAGGATGGTGAAGGTCTGCGCTGGCATGGTCCAGGGCTGAGCAAAACCGGGGTCAGCGCACAGGTTCCCACAGGCCCACCCTCACCAATCCCGTGGGACACTCGAGGCCTTCAGGACAGAGCAACTTCTCTTTGGGCCTCATGGCTTTTGGCAACCATATGCACAGGGCGCACCCAGCTCCATGCTCGCCTCCCACACTAGCGCCTCACCCGTCTTGCCCAGCCCGTCTTGCCCCACCCAGCCTCACCCCACCCATGCCCATGCCCGTTGGTGCTCTCCAGGAGGCCGAGGCACCCAGGGTCTCACCACAGAGGCAGGGTAGTCGACCGCGTGGCCGCCACCTTGCCACCTCGTGCAAAGTGGCTTTTTTCgtgctgccgccgctgccaccacctCCCCTTGGAGAGCCTTGCGCAGGCGCTGGGGGGGGGAAGTGGGTGGAGCCAAAGAGAGGACGATCTTGGAGATGGGGGAGTGGAGTAAGCGGGCACAGGACCCAAAGGGGGCGCTGAAGTCCTGGAGGGGACGatggacagagaggaaaagatggaGTCCTAAAGGGGGCGCTGGAGACGCATAGGGAGTGATGGACAGAAAGGAGAAGTCCTGAAGGGGGCGCTGGAGACATGGCGGGAATAATGGACAAAGAGGAAAAGATGGAGTCCTAAAGGGGGCGCTGGAGTCCTGGGTGGGAGTGGAAGATGGTCAGAGAGGAAAAGATGGAGTCCTAAAGGGGGCGCTGGAGTCACATGTGGGGGCAGGTGATAGACAGAAAGGAGTGGTCCTGAAGGGGGCGCTGGAGGCATAATGAGAATAatggacagagaggaaaagatggaGTCCTAAAGGGGGAGCTGGAATTGTGGTgctgggggttgggtggggtgggggaggggggatttgGGGGGGTAGGGTGGGTAGAGGGTGGAGGGGAGTTGAgggttgaggggtgggggtgggggatgggggggtgaggTAGGGGTGGAGATGATGAGCAGGGAGGAGCGGGTCCTGAAGAGGACGCTGGAGGCGTGGTGGTAGTAGATGATGGATAGGAAGATGGAGAAGTCTAGAGGGGGCGCTGAAGTAACAAAGGACCAAGTGGAGGGGAACTAGCCTGGAGACTATGGGAGAACCGACAAGATAAGAGTGCTAGAgaactcgaggaggcagaggcaggcggatctcagtgaattcgaggccagcctggtctacaaagagagttcaggacagccaaggctacatggagaaaccgtgtgtgtgtgtgtgtgtgtgtgtgtgtgcgtgcgtgtgcgtgtgcgtgtgcgtgtgtgatggcgggggtggtggggtgggagggaagtgCTGGAGAGGAGGGTCTTGCAAGAGGGGAGGAGgactgtgtgtgtagggggtgtgcTGGGTGGTAGAATGGAGTTTAGAAGGAATCTTGCGTTATAAAATGGAGGGTCACAAACCTCGTGGGCACAGGCGTGACAAAAGCGATGTGAGGGGGGAAGACAGAAGGGATtagggaggccagagagagaaggatggaaacaagaaaattccgTTGAAAATTTGGAATATTGGAaacttgtaaaatatatttttataaaatcagGAAGCCTTAACTGCGCTGTCTTCGGCCTAGTGTTTATCGTCGACCTACCCGCTGCAGCCTTTGCTGAAACAGCTCCGGGCGCCATCGCAGAGGTGGAGTCAGGGCAGAGGTGCTGAGATGGAACGCAGGAGGCAGATGCCAGGAGGCCTGGACCACCGTAGCTCCCTTTCAGCTCTTTCTGCTTGATAATTCTCCCAGCAGAAGCCTTCCTTGTGGGCAGGTGGCTGGTAAAAACTCCATTGCATCCGGTTCTCTTTTTTGCTTCTTGAGcgtgtagcctaggctagaaAGCCTGGAGCTcgctatgtaactcaggctgaactgtttctacttttcattcattcattctttttttatatcgtcaaagttttaacatttttatttacttattttgagtcagggtctcctaGCGAAGGGAagagcctttaattccagcactcaggaggcaggagcaggcaggtctctgtgatttccaggccagcctggtctacaaagtgagtccaggacagccaaggctacacagagaaaccctgtctcaaacaaacaaacaaacaaacaaaaaccaaaaccaaaacaaaacaaaagaccgtGAAAACCACCTAGGtaacttatttcttttaaagtctgtTCTTCAAACTACGTGCTTTCCTTTGAAATTTATCCCGACATACAGATATATTTATTCACAACCAGCAAACTGGCTTACATTTTTGAAATGTGTTCGatgttgagtgctgggattaaaggcatgcgccaccacgcctggctgttttcACAGTCTTGATTCAAACACAGTCCCCAATACCTGGGGGCAGATCGCCCACCTATCTGTAGCCAGGGAATTTTTCGCTGTTCACACGATTGCCTTCTCTCCTAGGCTGTTCTCCAGGTACTTTTTTTCATAGTCCTTTGTCTCTTATTTGCATATATGCAAaggttttttgaaaaaattttaatagtgCAACTTGATAGAACTCAAGTCAAGTTTTACAGAAACTCTGATACCTTTAGTGAGTTAGATCCTTGGGCCACTGGTTTTCCCCTCATgtctgagattgtgtgtgtgtgtgtgtgtgagagagagagagagagagagagagagagagagagagagagagagagagagagagagggagggagggtgtgctGGAACTTGAGCTGGGAAGATAAATATTTGGAGGTCTCAGTGAAAAGAGTgctataaaaacttaaaaaaaaaaaaggaattaaaaacccCCACTGCAAACcagctggtggcacaggcctgcaatcccagcacttgggaggcagatgcaggtggatctctgtgagttcgaggccagcctggtctaccaaatgagcccagaatagtcaaggctacccttaaactgctgatcctcctgtcttcactttTTGAGTGGTGAAAGTATCGGTTTCTGCCAGTGTACCCAGCTCAAGCGCAGATGTAGGCATGGATAGATACACATGTATGGATGAGACATGGTCAGGGGAAGGAGGGTAGAGATGGAGGAGCAGACCTCTCTGTTTCGATTTTACTTGTAGTTAGTTTTAAAGACCATATCTGGAGGCGAGGTACCTCCGAAAGCTGTGCTGGTTTCTGGCTGAGAGGCCTGAGAACTCAGGCACTTTGGCACACTGAGGTGTGAGCCCAGTTTGTACTCAAACCCccatataaccctggctgtcctggaactcgctctgtagaggaggctggcctcgaactcacagagatccgcctgcctctgcctcccttagacATTCCCATGGCATCTTTGTCTTATTTCTTGTTTCTGGCTGCCAAGAATATTGtatgaagatattttaaatgtgtaaacATTATATTTAGTTTAACATGCTCATTTTAGGATGCATTGTAATTAAGATACGAAAAATATACTCCTGATATGCAAACACAGCTGCACATGATATCCAAATGTATACCTGCATGTGAAAAATCAAGTGCATATTTGCATATGTTatgcaaatatatctatatttgcATGTGATagccatgtgtatgcatgcacgtatGGTCTCCATGTATGCTGTGTGGCCTGAGTGGAAAATTCTAGCTGGACAGGGATCTCTGTCACTTTTACCAGACTGGCCCTGGCAGCTGTTGGTGGGGAAATTTGGCACTACAGACAGTCCTCTAGCCTTTTGAGATTCTTTCTTGCCACCTTGCTGACATCTGATTCTCACCTGATCTGCCTGTCCTACAGGGTTACAGGAAGTCATGGCGGGTGTGGTCTTAGTACCATATAGCAGTGAGAACTTCCAGAGCTCCTGACTTTGTCCAACAGCTGTTTGCTCGTGCTCCAGGCGTTGGTAATGACCCTGCTGGTATGCTTTAAGGAACTTTATTGTTGGCAAGTGGGTACCCAGAACGCTTTTATGAGGTGAGTGCTGGCATCCAGCACTTCCAATTTGGACCTGTGTGCCTCAAGATGGACTTAGGATATGTAGAAGCTAGAAAGAATTTAACACATGAGGAGGCAGCTGTTGGGGCCGGGCTTCACTTAGGCCATCTTGACTGCACGGCCTTCATCACTTCCTGGTGTCTAAAGAGAGTCAGTGTGCTGGCTGCTGCTTTGTCACACAAGAATTGGACACCAGACACCCTgattttcttctgtgtgctcaGTCACTTCTGCATTATTTCTTGTTGCTCCAAAGCTGAACTCGCACTGTGTGTGAGAATTATTATCTAATCTATGTTTCCATGGAAAAGTTGGTCTTTGTCAGTGTTGAAGATAATTTTTTACCAAAAAAGCAAATAGCTTTTGTCCAAAATGTTCCTGAGGTCACTCTGATTTCAGCCAATAGGTGGCCCAGGAGTGACTGTGTTGGCACGTGTCAGTGGCCTGTTGGGCaagcgttgttgttgttgttttttttttttttatacctgtCACTGTCCTTTGAACTTTGACATGAACATAGAGAGAATATACTGACTTCCTGAGCGGCTGAGCAGTGCCTTGGACTTGGACACTCATGGCGACTTTGGGGACAAATGAGGCAAAAGATTCTCAAAACTGCAAAGTTCATGAGTGGGAGAGGCAGGGCACAGGAGGAACTGTTACGTAAAAGTGTCCCTGGTTTCCAGAACACTCTAGATCCTTATTGGTAATGCCTCCGTGTCAGACTGCTGATAGTGGAGCTAGTGAGTGGAGGAAGGCTGTGCCACATTCTGTCTAATAGACCCTGATGATGAGATGAGCAGCCTTGAAGGATGTTTCCAGCCCACAGCTGGTAGATAGTTGCAGTGCTGGGGTGCTGAAGCACGTCCATTCTCTTTCACATCGACTGATGCAAAGGAAAAAGTGGGGCGTGCCCTAGAGGCTTTGAGATGAGATGATCTCGAATTGGCCTGCTGTCATCGGAGGgagatggggtaggggtggggtgtcGTGGTCAGAAGATGgaaccaaggaaatgaaaaaaaaaaaagcaattcaaCAAAATGTGCAGCAGGCTTTGGAGGTGGAGGGATGGGATGAaagcaaggaaagaggaagactcTTGAAACTTCACAAAGGCAAAGGAGAGACCGTCCCCAGAGCCTGGAGGAAGGATGCAACCTGGCTCACCAACTCTCTAATGTCCAGAAGAGACACTCATGCTCCCAAGCCACCCGGTCTGAGCAAGAAGACACACGTGCAGCTTGCATCTGAGTGCCCTATGCCCCTGGTTCCCTCCTTGGGGCTATCCCAGTCTCTCAcctgcctcctgctttccttGCCAGGCCCCAGCACTTGGCGGGACCCATGGTTTGCTCCTCGGCTTGGCCCCCACAGCCTCTCCCTTGGGAATCTCAGTGTCTTGGTGCTTTCAGTGAACCATGTGGGTGACACCAAAATCCCAGGCTTGCTCACATCCTCTACGGTGCAAGCACAACCTGTCGAAAGCAGAGTTCTTTGTCCCCACCGCACCAAATCCTGCCTTCTGGCTTCTACTGTATTCAATGAAAGTTCTTATAGATGCTTCTAGATGTTTCTGGAAAACATCGTAGATTCTTCCTTCCCTTACAACAGCATCCACTCCTTCAGCAAATGGACCTGCCTCACTAGTCTCTCCAGACTTTGGCCCCGCAACCCCACCTCCTTAGCTCCCACCCAGATCTGGCCAGCACCATGCTATTACCTCCACATTCCATCATGCCCCGGACAGAGCCCCTAGGAGGCTTCAGGACTCATG
This window harbors:
- the Ctcfl gene encoding transcriptional repressor CTCFL is translated as MAPGAVSAKAAAAPAQGSPRGGGGSGGSTKKATLHEVARWRPRGRLPCLCGGVTMAAIPVSSEHFTQIKEQKSGDLEEENEEGEVQRVEAQEDAVEAEAENSCELLDAGSQKDEPELPLWVPVESDRQIPTLQTAHLESQDVHLQGLGWMSMPHSEELSVLIPQAESVLQLPSVLRRDQEPELNLQHCMTVSIPEELMHFHLLWENVLVAEEDQELMPNLGESTALRESEDEKDQLLPEGGPDRNGEDSFLFVETKPEDEGSEELLLTISHLSLEEEQSQPEPEQTSMPKDDATKPRRKTKGKPRSFQCDACPFTSSKLSTFTRHLKIHSDERPHLCHLCLKAFRTITLLRNHVNTHTGTRPYKCGDCDMAFVTSGELVRHRRYKHTHEKPFKCSICKYASVEASKLKRHMRSHTGERPFQCLQCAYASKDTYKLKRHMRTHSGEKPYECPTCHARFTQSGTMKIHMVQKHSDNVPKYECPHCATTIGRKSDLRVHLRNMHSHSPEEIKCRYCPAGFHERYALIQHQRTHKNEKKFKCERCDYACKQERCLTAHMRIHTGEKPFSCLACDQHFQQKQLLTLHLRKYHDASVTPDVHLCLKCGKCFSRWSNLQRHRKKCDPETERLETEKLATSKKRRQEQKMQAVEGGAAPDNDSAAQEGATFQESQCPGEPAQDHQGESAARSKSQDEELTCEMIFNMMDK